From a single Coriobacteriaceae bacterium genomic region:
- a CDS encoding aminopeptidase P family protein — protein MAHVDDQRVTRVLDALEAQHPGAQLLVNDPWSIYYLTGFYADMFERFCGVLLARDAEPVILVNALHQLPEHDNARVAYHTDTDIVADAIAREIDPTKPLGIDTVMRSGFLMPLLERHAASEFFLGDFAVTAARTYKDAAEQELMRVSSAANDAVMADAIKLVHGGVTEREIADQMLGLYRKHGCEGFSFPPIVSFGANAGDPHHEPDDTVLKRGDAVLFDIGGRHRNYCSDMTRTFFWGEPDKETARIYDIVRRANEAAEALIAPGVRMCDLDRAARDVIEDAGYGKFFTHRLGHSIGLQDHEPGDVSLANEQVIEPGMTFSIEPGIYLPGRTGVRIEDLALVTETGVEILNNYPHDPVRLD, from the coding sequence ATGGCACATGTCGATGACCAGCGTGTGACGCGCGTGCTCGATGCGCTCGAGGCTCAGCACCCCGGCGCGCAGCTGCTCGTAAACGACCCGTGGTCGATCTACTACCTGACCGGCTTTTATGCCGACATGTTCGAGCGTTTTTGCGGCGTGCTGCTCGCGCGCGACGCCGAGCCGGTGATCCTGGTCAACGCGCTGCACCAACTACCCGAGCACGACAACGCGCGCGTTGCCTACCACACCGATACTGACATCGTGGCCGATGCCATCGCGCGCGAGATCGATCCGACCAAGCCCCTTGGCATCGACACCGTCATGCGCTCGGGCTTTTTGATGCCCCTTCTGGAGCGCCATGCCGCGAGCGAGTTCTTCCTGGGCGACTTCGCCGTGACAGCTGCCCGCACGTACAAGGACGCTGCCGAGCAGGAGCTCATGCGCGTGTCCTCGGCCGCCAACGACGCCGTGATGGCCGACGCGATCAAGCTCGTCCACGGGGGCGTGACGGAGCGCGAGATTGCCGACCAGATGCTCGGCCTGTATCGCAAGCACGGCTGCGAGGGCTTTAGCTTCCCGCCCATCGTGAGCTTTGGTGCCAACGCCGGCGACCCGCATCACGAGCCAGACGACACCGTGCTCAAGCGCGGCGATGCAGTGCTGTTCGACATTGGCGGGCGCCATCGCAACTACTGCTCGGACATGACGCGCACGTTCTTTTGGGGCGAACCGGATAAGGAGACGGCACGCATCTACGACATCGTGCGTCGCGCCAACGAGGCTGCCGAGGCGCTCATCGCGCCGGGCGTGCGCATGTGCGATCTGGACCGCGCCGCACGCGACGTGATTGAGGACGCTGGCTACGGCAAGTTCTTTACGCACCGCCTGGGCCACTCAATCGGCCTGCAGGACCACGAGCCAGGCGATGTTTCGCTCGCCAACGAGCAGGTTATCGAGCCGGGTATGACGTTCTCCATCGAGCCGGGTATCTACCTCCCCGGCCGCACCGGCGTCCGCATCGAGGACCTGGCCCTAGTCACCGAGACGGGCGTCGAGATCCTCAACAACTACCCCCACGATCCAGTCCGCCTGGACTAG
- a CDS encoding FAD-dependent oxidoreductase, which yields MAETFDIAIVGAGITGCAIARQLARFDISICVVEAANDIALGASKANGGLVHAGYDPAPGTVKAQVNARGCELYGTWAQELGFLFCRTGSMVLGFNDEDRTHLEKLRQNGLANGVPELSIIGPERLHELEPRASADATSALWCPSTGYVDPFEVAIAALENAVANGVTFMHSAPVEAIEVASSGDDARFTLVTPAGDVRCRYLINAAGNGAADISHMAGAEEFQMVWRQGNIVVLDKEPRALMPLYPVPTPVSKGVIVTGTVHGNTVITATAAVREPGDTQTYAGDVNALLTGARKLVPDLDTRRVVRAFAGGRPVIKGTNDFFIGQSAVVPGLFQAAGIQSPGVASAPAIAERMEHVMREAGVALRERADWDQIRRAPDDFDLAPLARKEELIESDPAWRQIVCRCETVPEAEIVAAIRRRPGAVSVEGVKRRCRAGMGRCQSGFCQSRVVAILARELGCYPSEVLLEDTGSWLVEGPLKVVR from the coding sequence CATTTGTGTGGTCGAGGCGGCCAACGATATCGCGCTGGGCGCGTCGAAGGCCAACGGCGGCCTGGTGCACGCAGGCTACGATCCGGCTCCAGGCACGGTAAAGGCGCAGGTCAACGCCCGCGGTTGCGAGCTATATGGCACGTGGGCCCAGGAGCTGGGATTTTTGTTTTGCCGCACCGGTTCGATGGTGCTGGGTTTCAACGACGAAGACCGCACGCACCTGGAGAAGCTGCGCCAGAATGGCCTGGCCAACGGCGTGCCCGAGCTGTCGATTATCGGCCCCGAGCGCCTCCACGAGCTGGAGCCGCGTGCCAGCGCCGACGCAACGAGCGCGCTGTGGTGCCCTTCGACCGGTTACGTCGACCCGTTTGAAGTGGCCATCGCCGCGCTGGAGAACGCGGTCGCCAACGGCGTGACGTTTATGCACTCCGCACCGGTGGAGGCGATTGAGGTTGCTAGCTCGGGCGACGATGCGCGCTTTACGCTGGTGACGCCTGCCGGCGATGTGCGCTGCCGCTATCTGATCAACGCCGCGGGCAACGGTGCCGCGGACATCTCGCATATGGCCGGCGCCGAAGAGTTTCAGATGGTCTGGCGCCAGGGAAACATCGTGGTGCTGGACAAGGAGCCGCGCGCGCTCATGCCGCTCTACCCCGTGCCCACGCCGGTGTCCAAGGGCGTTATCGTCACAGGTACAGTGCACGGCAACACCGTGATCACCGCGACCGCTGCCGTGCGCGAGCCGGGCGACACGCAGACCTATGCAGGCGATGTGAACGCGCTGCTGACGGGAGCGCGTAAGCTGGTTCCCGATCTGGACACGCGCCGCGTGGTGCGCGCGTTTGCCGGCGGACGTCCGGTCATCAAGGGAACAAACGACTTCTTTATTGGGCAGTCGGCCGTGGTGCCGGGGCTGTTTCAGGCGGCGGGCATTCAGTCGCCAGGCGTGGCGAGCGCACCGGCCATTGCTGAGCGCATGGAGCACGTGATGCGCGAAGCGGGCGTTGCTTTGCGCGAGCGGGCCGACTGGGATCAGATTCGCCGCGCACCGGACGACTTTGACCTCGCACCGCTTGCGCGCAAGGAGGAGCTCATTGAGTCCGACCCTGCATGGAGGCAGATCGTCTGCCGCTGTGAGACAGTGCCCGAGGCCGAGATTGTTGCCGCGATCCGACGCCGCCCGGGTGCGGTTTCGGTCGAGGGCGTCAAACGCCGCTGCCGCGCGGGTATGGGCCGCTGCCAAAGTGGCTTTTGCCAGAGCCGCGTGGTGGCGATTCTGGCCCGTGAGCTGGGGTGTTACCCCAGCGAGGTGCTGCTGGAGGACACTGGCTCGTGGCTCGTTGAGGGACCTTTGAAGGTGGTGCGCTAA
- a CDS encoding IS110 family transposase: MLDTTTFVGLDVHARSIKAVSLDVMTGEVRCATFGYDAGAVAGWVRSADPKARCVYESGVTGFDLQKRLSGLGVDCVVGAVSKMIKPSADRRRKNDRNDAEFLARMLSVGNVVEVWVPDDECEAARDLTRALEDARDDLSRAKQRLSKFLLRHGLAFDERTPTGRRKGNWTRAHWSWIESIRFAEGADNDVLAYYVDAVRRAAEEKARLEGLVEAEARKPRWRRRVDSLRCLKGVDTATAADLVFEAGEFSRFRNARSFAAWVGLTPSEHSSGESDRRGAITKAGNKHLRKALVEAAWHYLTCSGRPKDLAKGQAPDRVARRHAAKGVRRLAERREALLARGVHGNKANVATARELACWVWAVGLMAEEA; encoded by the coding sequence ATGCTCGATACTACCACCTTCGTCGGCCTCGACGTCCACGCCCGCTCGATAAAGGCAGTCTCCCTCGACGTCATGACCGGGGAGGTGCGCTGCGCGACCTTCGGCTACGACGCCGGGGCAGTCGCGGGGTGGGTGCGGTCCGCGGACCCAAAGGCCAGGTGCGTGTACGAGTCCGGGGTCACGGGGTTCGACCTGCAGAAGAGGCTCTCCGGCCTCGGGGTCGACTGCGTGGTCGGCGCCGTCTCGAAGATGATCAAGCCCAGCGCGGACAGGCGCAGGAAGAACGACCGCAACGACGCCGAGTTCCTCGCCCGCATGCTGTCGGTCGGCAACGTCGTCGAGGTGTGGGTCCCCGACGACGAGTGCGAGGCCGCCCGCGACCTGACCAGGGCGCTCGAGGACGCGAGGGACGACCTCTCGCGCGCGAAGCAGCGGCTCTCCAAGTTCCTGCTCAGGCACGGGCTCGCCTTCGACGAGAGGACGCCCACCGGCCGCAGGAAGGGCAACTGGACCCGGGCGCACTGGTCCTGGATCGAGTCGATTAGGTTCGCGGAGGGGGCCGACAACGACGTGCTCGCCTACTACGTCGACGCGGTCAGGCGGGCGGCGGAGGAGAAGGCGAGGCTCGAGGGGCTCGTCGAGGCCGAGGCCCGCAAGCCCAGGTGGAGGAGGAGGGTCGACTCCCTGCGCTGCCTCAAGGGCGTCGACACCGCGACGGCCGCCGACCTCGTGTTCGAGGCCGGCGAGTTCTCGAGGTTCAGGAACGCCCGGTCGTTCGCCGCATGGGTCGGCCTGACGCCCTCCGAGCACTCCAGCGGGGAGAGCGACCGCAGGGGCGCGATCACCAAGGCGGGCAACAAGCACCTGAGGAAGGCGCTGGTCGAGGCCGCGTGGCACTACCTGACGTGCTCGGGGCGGCCGAAGGACCTCGCCAAGGGCCAGGCCCCGGACCGGGTCGCCCGCAGGCATGCCGCCAAGGGCGTGCGGAGGCTGGCCGAGAGGCGGGAGGCGCTGCTCGCGCGCGGGGTCCACGGCAACAAGGCGAACGTGGCCACGGCGCGCGAGCTCGCCTGCTGGGTGTGGGCGGTCGGCCTCATGGCCGAGGAGGCGTAG
- a CDS encoding Mur ligase family protein: MAKRSGSYSVPFSFDLLSFDEAVGLAADTGRISGDAGPLLETVVDMLDELGRPDEYFDCIQVAGTNGKTSTSRFSAAILRGEGLKTALYTSPQLVRYPERMEVDGRVVSDEAFARGVSAAVEAGHLVNARRVAAGERAYTITPFDLLTAAALVVFAEAAVDVAVLEVGMGGRWDATSATDPVAVAITGIGLDHTRILGDTLEAIAGEKAAVIKPGRLVVLGEGTHEASVQCVMDTRCRECGVVPLVVNHATTKLSAHVGDTVEFSCTTPRAIYTSSMVKPAYQPQNAACAIMLCEGYLGRELDHDKLDASLMGCPTPGRFDVLGTDPLKLIDACHNPQSCENFVSALDEIDPCVENRPTLLCAALADKDVAGIVDVLVPAFPRVVVSQTDSDRALPAEELAALVDADKLTGVYPSVSEALAAFDAAGESFVAAGTITLAGEVAGLLR; the protein is encoded by the coding sequence ATGGCTAAGCGTTCTGGGTCGTATTCTGTGCCGTTCTCGTTTGATTTGCTTTCGTTTGATGAGGCTGTGGGGCTTGCTGCTGATACGGGGCGGATTTCTGGGGATGCTGGGCCTCTGCTTGAGACGGTTGTCGATATGCTTGATGAGCTGGGACGTCCGGACGAGTATTTCGATTGCATTCAGGTTGCCGGTACCAATGGCAAGACTTCGACCTCGCGTTTTTCGGCTGCCATCCTTCGTGGTGAGGGGTTAAAGACCGCACTGTATACGTCGCCGCAGTTGGTGCGCTATCCCGAGCGCATGGAGGTCGATGGGCGCGTCGTGAGCGATGAGGCGTTTGCCCGTGGCGTTTCTGCCGCCGTCGAGGCGGGGCATCTCGTGAATGCTCGTCGTGTGGCGGCGGGGGAGCGCGCCTATACCATCACACCGTTTGACCTGCTGACGGCTGCCGCACTGGTGGTGTTTGCCGAGGCTGCGGTGGACGTTGCCGTGCTCGAGGTCGGTATGGGCGGCCGTTGGGACGCCACGAGTGCGACCGATCCCGTCGCCGTTGCCATCACCGGCATCGGGCTCGACCACACGCGCATCCTGGGCGATACGCTCGAGGCTATTGCGGGGGAGAAGGCTGCGGTTATTAAGCCTGGGCGCCTGGTTGTTTTGGGCGAGGGTACGCATGAGGCGAGTGTTCAGTGTGTGATGGATACGCGTTGTCGCGAGTGCGGCGTTGTGCCGCTCGTGGTGAACCATGCCACGACCAAGTTGTCGGCGCATGTGGGCGATACGGTGGAGTTTAGCTGCACCACGCCGCGCGCGATCTATACCTCGAGCATGGTCAAGCCGGCCTATCAGCCGCAGAATGCCGCGTGCGCGATTATGCTGTGCGAGGGGTATCTGGGTCGCGAACTCGACCATGACAAGCTCGATGCGTCGCTTATGGGCTGTCCCACGCCGGGTCGCTTTGATGTGCTGGGAACCGATCCGCTCAAGCTGATCGACGCCTGCCATAACCCCCAGAGCTGCGAGAACTTTGTGAGCGCACTGGACGAGATCGATCCGTGCGTGGAGAACCGCCCCACGCTGCTGTGTGCCGCGCTGGCCGATAAGGACGTGGCGGGTATCGTCGACGTTCTGGTTCCGGCGTTCCCCCGGGTGGTCGTGAGCCAGACCGATTCCGATCGCGCCCTGCCGGCAGAGGAGCTCGCCGCCCTTGTGGACGCCGATAAGCTCACGGGCGTATATCCGAGTGTGTCCGAGGCCCTCGCTGCCTTCGATGCCGCGGGCGAGTCCTTCGTAGCAGCCGGCACCATCACCCTAGCCGGCGAAGTAGCCGGCCTGCTGCGCTAA
- a CDS encoding NAD(P)/FAD-dependent oxidoreductase gives MASFEVNATIAADGADEAVPTQAFDVVVIGGGPAGMAAALAAHKAGTRVAIVEREQHLGGILRQCIHPGFGLSHFKQELTGPEYAQRFIDQVHATDIALFLNSMVIGIDSSEGEAVGTLDTDKTAGAAAVHTVTLMSPAGMLQLTGRAIVLAMGCRERTRSEIKIPGSRPAGVFTAGLAQRYINIENLKPGSCAVILGSGDIGLIMARRCTLEGISVEGVYELMPYANGLRRNVKNCLEDFGIPLHLSTTVTRVIGRDRVEAVEVSQVDEHLAPIPGTERIVPCDTLLLSVGLIPENELSVAAGVELDPRTRGAVVDQSLQTGVPGIFACGNVLHVHDLADNVTTESERAGTAAAAWALGNGAGTVPDCELTVSPAGIAGYALPGRITAAALTKLNFRVRRPVNAARVRILADGEELFAGKVRAFKPSVMESFPLPAKIIQQALDMDASELVLSVDPVEEA, from the coding sequence ATGGCGAGCTTTGAAGTGAATGCCACAATCGCGGCGGACGGCGCCGACGAGGCAGTGCCAACGCAGGCGTTCGACGTGGTCGTTATCGGCGGTGGACCCGCTGGCATGGCTGCCGCGCTTGCCGCGCATAAGGCCGGCACGCGCGTGGCCATCGTGGAGCGCGAACAGCACCTGGGCGGCATCCTCCGCCAGTGCATCCACCCCGGTTTTGGCCTTTCGCACTTTAAGCAGGAGCTCACCGGACCCGAGTACGCGCAGCGCTTTATCGACCAGGTACACGCAACCGACATTGCGCTGTTCCTGAACAGCATGGTGATTGGGATTGATTCGAGCGAGGGCGAGGCTGTGGGCACGCTGGATACGGACAAGACCGCAGGAGCCGCCGCGGTCCATACCGTCACGCTCATGAGCCCTGCCGGCATGCTGCAGCTCACCGGGCGCGCGATCGTCCTTGCCATGGGCTGCCGCGAGCGCACGCGCAGCGAGATCAAGATTCCCGGCAGTCGTCCCGCCGGCGTGTTTACGGCGGGCCTGGCGCAGCGATACATCAATATCGAGAACCTCAAACCCGGCTCGTGCGCCGTCATTTTGGGTTCGGGCGATATCGGGCTGATCATGGCACGTCGCTGCACGCTCGAGGGGATTTCGGTCGAGGGCGTGTACGAGCTCATGCCGTACGCCAACGGCCTGCGCCGCAACGTCAAGAACTGCCTGGAAGATTTTGGAATTCCGCTGCACCTGTCCACCACCGTCACACGTGTGATTGGGCGCGACCGAGTTGAGGCCGTCGAGGTAAGCCAGGTCGACGAGCACCTGGCGCCCATTCCGGGGACCGAGCGCATTGTTCCGTGCGACACGCTGCTGCTTTCGGTGGGCTTGATTCCCGAGAACGAGCTTTCGGTTGCCGCAGGCGTTGAGCTTGACCCGCGCACGCGCGGCGCCGTGGTGGACCAGAGCCTGCAAACGGGCGTACCGGGCATCTTTGCCTGCGGCAACGTGCTGCACGTACACGACCTGGCCGACAACGTGACGACCGAGTCCGAGAGGGCTGGCACAGCTGCAGCGGCGTGGGCGCTGGGGAACGGCGCGGGCACCGTTCCGGACTGCGAGCTCACCGTCTCCCCTGCCGGCATTGCGGGATACGCGCTGCCGGGACGCATTACGGCTGCGGCGCTCACCAAGCTGAACTTCCGCGTGCGCCGGCCAGTCAATGCCGCCCGCGTGAGGATCTTGGCCGACGGCGAGGAACTGTTCGCTGGCAAGGTCCGTGCATTTAAGCCGAGCGTCATGGAAAGCTTCCCGCTGCCGGCGAAAATCATCCAACAAGCGCTCGATATGGACGCCAGCGAGCTCGTCCTGTCCGTCGACCCCGTTGAGGAGGCATAG
- a CDS encoding DUF1667 domain-containing protein, translating to MSTNAIETLQFNCTTCPSECLLTVEVKRDANGTMAEVHSVTGNNCPRGDKFAHQELTCPMRVLTTTVAVSGGGEALLPVRTAEAIPLELHAQAMALIRGLVVKAPIRMGDVVLENLLDTNINLIASMDIDPA from the coding sequence ATGAGCACGAACGCGATCGAAACGCTGCAGTTCAACTGCACCACCTGCCCCTCCGAGTGCCTCCTGACCGTGGAGGTGAAGCGCGATGCCAACGGCACCATGGCAGAGGTGCACTCCGTAACCGGCAACAACTGCCCACGCGGCGACAAGTTCGCACACCAGGAACTCACCTGCCCCATGCGCGTACTCACGACGACCGTGGCCGTCTCCGGCGGCGGCGAAGCCCTGCTCCCCGTGCGCACCGCCGAAGCCATCCCGCTAGAACTCCACGCCCAAGCCATGGCCCTCATCCGCGGACTAGTGGTCAAAGCCCCCATCCGCATGGGCGACGTCGTGCTAGAGAACCTCCTAGACACCAACATCAACCTAATCGCCAGCATGGACATCGACCCCGCCTAA
- a CDS encoding IS110 family transposase, which translates to MEGETVIAGVDTHKDVHVLCLLDGLGRKIWSGSFGADPEGYDRLAEAIGDPGSCMVVGVEGTASYGAGLTRRLVELGYNVVEVLRPKRDKARPGEGKSDPLDAERAARKAASGRGCSVPKSQDGWVEAVRQLYVARRLAVATSTSCVACAKSMLTTAPGALRERFRGRERPKDLMPLLARGRKAGDALEESVLASLRSVAAVWKEARSQVESLNERIRALLEANAPALLGIEGCGTTTAAALVVAAGDNPGRLKGEAAFSMLCGVSPIPASSGKTERHRLNRGGNRQANWALYEIAIKRMTYDERTRRYVARRTSEGKSRREAVRCLKRYIAREVYRVLMDPNPDGAAPEGPELAKMRKAMRVTQKKAAAELGLSAATLGHLERGKRRSTKLERRYYELLCELKGALPQTVY; encoded by the coding sequence ATGGAAGGCGAAACGGTCATCGCGGGCGTCGACACGCACAAGGACGTGCATGTCCTGTGCCTGCTCGACGGCCTCGGGAGGAAGATCTGGAGCGGGAGCTTCGGGGCCGACCCCGAGGGCTACGACAGGCTGGCGGAGGCGATAGGCGACCCGGGGAGCTGCATGGTCGTCGGCGTCGAGGGCACGGCATCGTACGGGGCCGGGCTGACGAGGAGGCTCGTGGAGCTCGGGTACAACGTCGTCGAGGTGCTCAGGCCCAAGAGGGACAAGGCGAGGCCCGGCGAGGGGAAGAGCGACCCGCTGGACGCCGAGCGCGCGGCGCGCAAGGCGGCGTCCGGGAGGGGCTGCTCCGTGCCGAAGTCGCAGGACGGCTGGGTCGAGGCGGTGCGCCAGCTCTACGTCGCGCGCAGGCTGGCCGTCGCGACGTCCACGTCCTGCGTGGCCTGCGCGAAGTCGATGCTCACGACGGCCCCGGGCGCCCTGAGGGAGCGGTTCAGGGGCCGCGAGCGGCCGAAGGACCTCATGCCGCTGCTCGCGCGCGGGAGGAAGGCGGGCGACGCGCTCGAGGAGAGCGTGCTGGCCTCGCTGCGGTCCGTCGCGGCGGTCTGGAAGGAGGCCCGCAGCCAGGTCGAGTCCCTCAACGAGCGCATCCGCGCGCTGCTGGAGGCGAACGCGCCCGCGCTGCTCGGCATCGAGGGCTGCGGCACGACGACCGCCGCCGCCCTGGTCGTGGCCGCCGGCGACAACCCCGGCAGGCTGAAGGGCGAGGCGGCGTTCTCGATGCTGTGCGGCGTCTCCCCGATCCCCGCGTCGAGCGGGAAGACGGAGCGGCACAGGCTCAACCGCGGCGGCAACCGGCAGGCGAACTGGGCGCTCTACGAGATCGCGATCAAGCGCATGACGTACGACGAGAGGACGAGGAGGTACGTGGCGAGGCGGACCTCCGAGGGGAAGTCCCGGCGGGAGGCGGTCCGCTGCCTGAAGCGCTACATAGCGCGGGAGGTGTACCGCGTGCTCATGGACCCGAATCCCGACGGCGCCGCGCCGGAGGGCCCCGAGCTCGCGAAGATGCGCAAGGCGATGCGGGTGACTCAGAAGAAAGCCGCCGCGGAGCTCGGCCTGTCCGCAGCCACACTCGGGCACTTGGAACGGGGGAAACGGCGGTCGACGAAACTGGAGAGGAGGTATTACGAGCTCCTGTGCGAATTGAAGGGAGCGCTCCCGCAAACTGTCTATTGA
- a CDS encoding valine--tRNA ligase produces MEEMPKNYDPSTNEPAILQKWLDGGYYKRREGVGDCTVTIPPPNVTGKLHMGHATDDSIQDAIIRMARMRGKSTRWVLGTDHAGIATQTKVDKKLKSEGISRLEIGRDKFVDACWDWTHEYGGIIVEQIKRMGCSVDFDNERFTMDEDYAQAVRKVFCDWYHDGLIYRGKRIVNWCPNCTTAISDDEAEYKDEKGHLWHLRYPLTEPVNGQDYIVVATTRPETMLGDTGVAVSPKDPEKAAFVGKTVKLPIVDREIPIFEDWHVDANFGSGFVKVTPAHDPNDYAMGQAHDLPQINIFDEHAVVVEGYGEFTGMNRDECREAVIKWFEEHDLLDHVDELDHSVMHCYRCDSALEPWLSEQWFVAVDKLKGPALDAVNSGKVTFHPARWTQTYTTWMENLKDWCISRQLWWGHRIPVFYCEDCGWEDALTEDTDVCPKCGGHHVHQDENVLDTWFSSQLWTFATQGWPQKPELLEGHHPTTALVTARDIIALWVARMVMSSLYFLDEVPFKDVVIYPTILAKDGSRMSKSKGNGVDPMDLIGMYGADAMRFNLLTLCTNNQDVKFDANIDKKTKKLIDSPRTEQAKSFVTKIWNASRFLLMNMEGYTPGEPVVETPADAWMFSRLAKAVKMVTEGIENYTFGDMARGVQQFFWNEVCDWYVEVTKARLKGEGRLQAQRNLIFVLDTSIRLMHPLMPFVTEEIWDNMPASVLDLDAEGNVNRAEALMIAKWPEPADYAKYVDEDAERAFELCRAVVSAARATRSRYRLSPKAELDVVVRAGAEDIEKLESLRSTIEPLANTASLVMGTDVEKPAASIAVVDSGVEVFVVLEGKVDLSAEKARLEKEIAAAQKELAGCEKTLANEGFVAKAAPAVVQKKRDRAAELKEILAALTAQVADFS; encoded by the coding sequence ATGGAAGAAATGCCCAAGAACTACGATCCGTCGACCAACGAGCCGGCGATCCTGCAGAAGTGGCTCGACGGCGGCTACTACAAGCGCCGCGAGGGCGTGGGCGACTGCACCGTAACCATTCCGCCTCCCAACGTGACCGGCAAGCTCCACATGGGTCACGCCACCGACGACTCCATCCAGGACGCCATCATCCGTATGGCCCGCATGCGCGGCAAGTCTACGCGCTGGGTGCTCGGTACCGATCATGCTGGTATCGCTACGCAGACCAAGGTCGACAAGAAGCTCAAGAGCGAGGGCATTAGCCGCCTGGAGATCGGTCGCGACAAGTTTGTCGACGCCTGCTGGGATTGGACCCACGAGTACGGCGGCATCATCGTCGAGCAGATCAAGCGTATGGGCTGCTCCGTCGACTTTGATAACGAGCGCTTCACCATGGACGAGGACTACGCCCAGGCCGTGCGCAAGGTGTTCTGCGACTGGTACCACGACGGCCTGATCTATCGCGGCAAGCGCATCGTCAACTGGTGTCCCAACTGCACTACCGCCATCTCGGACGACGAGGCCGAGTACAAGGACGAGAAGGGCCATCTGTGGCACCTGCGCTACCCGCTGACCGAGCCGGTCAACGGCCAGGACTACATCGTCGTCGCCACCACGCGCCCCGAGACCATGCTCGGCGACACGGGCGTCGCCGTCTCCCCGAAGGACCCCGAGAAGGCCGCCTTTGTGGGTAAGACCGTCAAGCTCCCCATCGTCGACCGCGAGATCCCCATCTTTGAGGATTGGCATGTCGACGCCAACTTTGGCTCCGGCTTCGTTAAGGTCACCCCGGCCCACGATCCCAACGACTACGCCATGGGTCAGGCCCACGACCTGCCGCAGATCAATATCTTCGATGAGCATGCGGTGGTCGTCGAGGGTTACGGCGAGTTTACCGGCATGAACCGCGACGAGTGCCGCGAGGCCGTCATCAAGTGGTTCGAGGAGCACGACCTGCTCGATCACGTCGACGAACTCGATCACTCCGTCATGCACTGCTACCGTTGCGACTCCGCGCTGGAGCCGTGGCTTTCCGAGCAGTGGTTCGTGGCAGTCGACAAGCTCAAGGGGCCGGCGCTCGACGCCGTCAACTCCGGCAAGGTCACCTTCCACCCCGCGCGCTGGACGCAGACCTACACCACCTGGATGGAGAACCTCAAGGACTGGTGCATTTCGCGCCAGCTGTGGTGGGGCCACCGCATCCCCGTGTTCTACTGCGAGGACTGCGGCTGGGAGGACGCCCTTACCGAGGACACCGACGTGTGCCCCAAGTGCGGCGGCCATCACGTGCATCAGGACGAGAATGTGCTTGACACCTGGTTCAGCTCGCAGCTGTGGACCTTTGCCACGCAGGGCTGGCCGCAAAAGCCGGAACTGCTCGAGGGGCATCACCCCACGACGGCGCTCGTCACCGCACGCGACATCATCGCGCTGTGGGTTGCCCGCATGGTCATGAGCTCGCTGTACTTCCTGGACGAGGTGCCGTTTAAGGACGTCGTCATCTACCCGACGATTCTTGCCAAGGACGGCAGCCGCATGTCCAAGTCCAAGGGCAACGGCGTTGACCCCATGGACCTTATTGGCATGTACGGCGCCGACGCCATGCGCTTCAACCTGCTGACGCTCTGCACCAACAACCAGGACGTCAAGTTCGACGCGAACATCGACAAGAAGACCAAGAAGCTCATCGACAGCCCGCGCACCGAGCAGGCCAAGTCGTTTGTGACCAAGATCTGGAACGCCAGTCGCTTCCTGCTTATGAACATGGAAGGCTACACGCCCGGCGAGCCCGTCGTGGAGACGCCGGCCGACGCCTGGATGTTCAGCCGCCTGGCCAAGGCCGTCAAGATGGTCACCGAGGGTATCGAGAACTACACCTTTGGCGATATGGCTCGCGGCGTGCAGCAGTTCTTCTGGAACGAGGTCTGCGACTGGTACGTCGAGGTCACCAAGGCCCGCCTGAAGGGCGAGGGCCGTCTGCAGGCGCAGCGCAACCTGATCTTTGTGCTCGACACCTCCATTCGCCTGATGCACCCGCTCATGCCGTTTGTCACCGAGGAGATCTGGGACAACATGCCGGCGAGTGTGCTCGACCTGGATGCCGAGGGCAACGTGAACCGCGCTGAGGCGCTCATGATCGCCAAGTGGCCCGAGCCCGCCGACTACGCCAAATATGTTGACGAGGACGCCGAGCGCGCGTTTGAGCTGTGCCGCGCCGTCGTGTCCGCCGCCCGCGCCACGCGTTCGCGTTATCGCTTGAGCCCCAAGGCCGAGCTCGACGTGGTCGTGCGCGCCGGTGCCGAGGACATCGAGAAGCTCGAGAGCCTGCGCTCGACCATCGAGCCGCTGGCGAACACTGCCTCGCTGGTCATGGGCACCGACGTTGAGAAGCCGGCTGCGAGCATCGCCGTGGTCGACAGCGGCGTCGAGGTCTTTGTGGTGCTCGAGGGCAAGGTCGACCTTTCGGCCGAGAAGGCACGCCTGGAGAAGGAGATTGCCGCGGCTCAGAAGGAGCTCGCCGGCTGCGAGAAGACACTGGCCAACGAGGGCTTTGTGGCTAAGGCCGCTCCCGCGGTGGTCCAGAAGAAGAGGGACCGTGCAGCTGAGCTCAAGGAGATCCTGGCGGCGCTGACTGCTCAGGTTGCTGACTTCTCGTAA